From Pan troglodytes isolate AG18354 chromosome 9, NHGRI_mPanTro3-v2.0_pri, whole genome shotgun sequence, the proteins below share one genomic window:
- the OR6X1 gene encoding olfactory receptor 6X1 produces MRNGTVITEFILLGFPVIQGLQTPLFIAIFLTYILTLAGNGLIIALVWAEPRLQIPMYFFLCNLSFLEIWYTTTVIPKLLETFVVARTVICMSCCRLQAFFHFFVGTTEFLILTIMSFDRYLAICKPLRHPTIMTSKLCLQLALSSWVVGFTIVFCQTMLLIQLPFCGNNVINHFYCDVGPSLKAACIDTSILELLGVIATVLVIPGSLLFNMISYIYILSAILRIPSATGHQKTFSTCASHLTVVSLLYGAVLFMYLRPTAHSSFKINKVVSVLNTILTPLLNPFIYTIRNKEVKGALRKAMTCPKTGHAK; encoded by the coding sequence ATGAGAAATGGCACGGTAATCACAGAATTCATCCTGCTAGGCTTTCCTGTTATCCAAGGCCTACAAACACCTCTCTTTATCGCAATCTTTCTTACCTACATATTAACCCTTGCAGGCAATGGGCTTATTATTGCCCTTGTGTGGGCTGAGCCCAGGCTACAAATTCCAATGTACTTCTTCCTTTGTAACTTGTCTTTCTTAGAAATCTGGTACACCACCACAGTCATCCCCAAACTGCTAGAAACCTTTGTAGTGGCAAGAACAGTAATCTGCATGTCCTGCTGCCGGCTGCAGGCCTTCTTCCACTTCTTCGTGGGCACCACCGAGTTCTTGATCCTCACTATCATGTCTTTTGACCGCTACCTCGCCATCTGCAAGCCCCTTCGCCACCCCACCATCATGACCAGCAAACTCTGCCTGCAGCTGGCCCTGAGCTCCTGGGTGGTGGGCTTCACCATTGTCTTTTGTCAGACGATGCTGCTCATCCAGTTGCCATTCTGTGGCAATAATGTTATCAATCATTTCTACTGTGATGTTGGGCCCAGTTTGAAAGCCGCCTGCATAGACACCAGCATTTTGGAACTCCTGGGCGTCATAGCAACCGTCCTTGTGATCCCAGGGTCACTTCTCTTTAATATGATTTCTTATATCTACATTCTGTCCGCAATCCTACGAATTCCTTCAGCCACTGGCCACCAAAAGACTTTCTCTACCTGTGCCTCGCACCTGACAGTTGTCTCCCTGCTCTACGGGGCTGTTCTGTTCATGTACCTAAGACCCACAGCACACTCCTCCTTTAAGATTAATAAGGTAGTGTCTGTGCTAAATACTATCCTCACCCCCCTTCTGAATCCCTTTATTTATACTATTAGAAACAAGGAGGTGAAGGGAGCCTTAAGAAAGGCAATGACTTGCCCAAAGACTGGTCATGCAAAGTAA